The Archaeoglobus neptunius genomic sequence GTTCATCAAAATTCAGACTCATGTGTGGCTTTACGTAATTATACCACTCAACGAACTCCTCCACTGAACCAAACAGGTTAAGCTTCTGCTCCATCAAGCCGAAGAACCTCTCCACCTTCCCGTTGGTTTGAGGATGGTTTACTCTCGCCAGAATATGTCTAACTCCATTCTCGGCCAGAAACTCCTTAAACCTGTGCTTAGCTTTCTCTCTGCTCTTTGCAGC encodes the following:
- a CDS encoding DDE-type integrase/transposase/recombinase, which gives rise to ITCYGLFNSATTENTIKVLRKGFAEYGIPDEILTDHGTQFVAAKSREKAKHRFKEFLAENGVRHILARVNHPQTNGKVERFFGLMEQKLNLFGSVEEFVEWYNYVKPHMSLNFDELGTPYQAFLRKLPAERVFEYGRWLFEE